A single genomic interval of Agarivorans aestuarii harbors:
- the norR gene encoding nitric oxide reductase transcriptional regulator NorR has protein sequence MSDISSKALIELALDLAQNLSSKDRFDRLLDTVRKTIACDAVALLAVRGELLTPLTLQGLSRDTLGRRFYLSEHPRFQQICASSTPVRFPANCELPDPYDGLLIDREGDLPVHACMGLPLYFDQSLIGVLTLDSFTPEVFDDIPNRTLEVISAMAAASLNTGLTLDLLEQQAHHSQQVLEELNQAAWHHNSDEIVGESPVMKRLKQEIALVAPSDFTILIQGETGVGKELVARSLHLQSSRYKAPIVHVNCAALPDNLIESELFGHVKGAFTGADKNRAGKFSIADGGTIFLDEIGELPLTAQSKLLRVLQNQEVQALGQDKIQKVDVRVIAATNRDLAKEVEQGRFRADLYHRLSVYPVLVPPLRERVGDVQLLAGFFVELVKRKLGIPQIKLQSDLVAYLNAYDWPGNVRELEHLISRAALKARAHQNGKAIVRISVTDCGELKSADIAEASSYQSTAPTSIAAGFNLRQATDMYQKSLVAASLEKHQGSWSAAAKELGVDRANLSRLAKRLGLSVDKVVKR, from the coding sequence ATGTCTGATATATCTTCAAAAGCCTTAATTGAGTTAGCCTTAGATTTAGCCCAAAACTTAAGTAGCAAAGACCGTTTCGACCGTTTATTGGACACAGTGCGTAAAACCATTGCTTGTGATGCAGTGGCTTTGCTAGCAGTGCGTGGAGAGTTGCTAACGCCACTCACCTTACAAGGCCTAAGTCGCGATACCTTAGGTAGACGTTTTTATTTGTCGGAGCATCCTCGTTTTCAACAAATTTGTGCCTCCAGCACCCCAGTGCGTTTTCCGGCCAACTGTGAGTTACCAGATCCCTATGATGGCTTGTTGATTGATCGAGAGGGTGATTTACCGGTGCATGCCTGTATGGGTTTACCCTTGTATTTTGATCAAAGCTTAATTGGCGTGCTTACCTTAGATAGCTTTACTCCTGAAGTATTTGATGACATTCCCAATAGAACACTTGAAGTAATCTCCGCCATGGCGGCAGCTAGCCTGAATACGGGTTTAACCTTAGATTTACTGGAGCAGCAGGCTCACCATTCACAACAAGTATTAGAAGAGCTAAATCAAGCCGCATGGCACCACAACAGTGATGAGATTGTGGGGGAAAGCCCAGTGATGAAGCGCTTAAAACAAGAAATTGCGCTGGTAGCTCCCTCTGACTTTACTATCTTGATCCAAGGGGAAACCGGTGTGGGTAAAGAGCTGGTAGCGCGCTCTTTGCACCTACAATCGTCTCGCTACAAAGCGCCAATCGTGCATGTCAATTGCGCGGCCTTGCCAGATAACTTGATTGAAAGTGAGTTGTTTGGCCATGTAAAAGGTGCATTTACCGGAGCAGATAAAAACCGTGCAGGTAAGTTTAGCATTGCAGATGGCGGTACCATTTTTCTTGATGAAATTGGTGAGCTGCCTTTAACTGCCCAAAGTAAGCTATTAAGGGTACTGCAAAACCAAGAAGTGCAGGCGCTTGGGCAAGACAAAATTCAAAAAGTAGATGTGCGGGTGATTGCCGCCACGAACCGCGATTTAGCAAAGGAAGTTGAGCAAGGCCGGTTTCGCGCCGATTTGTATCATCGCTTATCGGTCTACCCTGTGTTGGTTCCACCTTTAAGAGAGAGAGTGGGGGATGTTCAATTATTAGCGGGCTTTTTTGTGGAGCTGGTTAAACGCAAATTGGGGATTCCACAAATAAAACTACAAAGTGATTTAGTGGCTTATCTAAATGCCTACGATTGGCCTGGCAATGTTAGGGAATTAGAACATCTAATTAGCCGCGCAGCGCTAAAAGCGCGAGCTCACCAAAATGGTAAAGCTATTGTACGAATTAGCGTTACCGATTGTGGTGAGCTTAAATCAGCAGATATTGCAGAAGCGTCCTCGTATCAATCGACTGCACCCACAAGCATTGCTGCCGGCTTTAATTTACGTCAAGCCACAGATATGTATCAAAAAAGCTTGGTAGCAGCGAGTTTAGAAAAACACCAAGGAAGCTGGTCGGCGGCAGCTAAAGAGCTAGGGGTTGATAGAGCCAATCTAAGCCGCTTGGCAAAACGTTTGGGTTTAAGTGTGGACAAAGTGGTTAAACGCTAA
- a CDS encoding fumarylacetoacetate hydrolase family protein: MNYILSTGLALLLLSSPATAEQTSQFALIDHEGVKTWVKRDGDKLLHLNASPLDEGQVNGQTSAEASAKYLMPIKPATVFAVGLNYRSHAGDAGASKPEIFYKSYSSMSIGGPLQLPKDARNVHFEGELVVVIGQNCSKVSKQNAGECIFGYTVGNDLTERSWQGRDLQWWRAKGADGFAPISPWITQTTAQNQFTVTTKLNGDIVQQESSANMIHSVEDIVSYISQYVSLQAYDVIFTGTPGRTKALKSGDQVEVSIEGLGMVSTQIE, translated from the coding sequence GTGAATTACATATTATCGACAGGCTTAGCGCTTTTACTACTCTCAAGCCCAGCGACTGCTGAGCAAACCAGCCAGTTTGCGTTAATTGACCATGAAGGAGTAAAAACCTGGGTTAAACGCGATGGTGATAAGCTACTTCACTTAAATGCTTCTCCTTTAGATGAAGGCCAAGTTAATGGTCAAACTTCGGCTGAGGCATCAGCTAAGTACTTAATGCCGATAAAACCGGCCACAGTATTTGCAGTGGGTTTAAACTATCGCAGCCATGCTGGAGATGCAGGTGCCAGCAAGCCAGAAATTTTTTACAAGTCATATAGCTCCATGAGTATTGGAGGCCCGTTGCAGCTCCCAAAGGATGCGCGAAATGTGCATTTTGAGGGAGAGCTGGTGGTTGTGATTGGTCAAAACTGCTCAAAGGTATCTAAGCAAAATGCTGGAGAATGTATATTTGGTTACACAGTAGGGAATGATCTCACCGAGCGTTCTTGGCAAGGTCGAGATTTGCAATGGTGGCGGGCTAAAGGCGCCGATGGTTTTGCTCCCATCTCACCTTGGATAACTCAAACTACAGCTCAAAACCAGTTCACTGTGACCACTAAGCTAAACGGCGATATCGTTCAACAAGAATCGTCTGCGAACATGATTCACTCTGTAGAGGATATTGTTAGTTACATTAGCCAATATGTAAGCTTGCAAGCTTATGATGTGATCTTTACTGGTACACCGGGAAGAACTAAAGCACTAAAGAGTGGAGACCAAGTAGAAGTGAGTATTGAAGGCCTAGGTATGGTGTCTACTCAAATTGAGTAA
- the glnS gene encoding glutamine--tRNA ligase gives MSEAENRPSNFIRHIIDEDLKSGKHDTVHTRFPPEPNGYLHIGHAKSICLNFGIAQDYQGACNLRFDDTNPEKEDIDYVNSIQQDVKWLGFDWDGEVCYSSNYFDQLYAYAEELIQKGLAFVCFLNADEAREYRGTLSQPGKNSPYRDTPVEENLALFRKMRAGEFKEGECSLRAKIDMSSSFMCMRDPVIYRVRFAHHHQTGDKWCIYPMYDFTHCISDAIEGITHSLCTLEFQDNRRLYDWVLENITIETVPHQYEFSRLNLEYTVMSKRKLNTLVTDGHVNGWNDPRMLTIAGLRRRGYTAGSIVEFCKRIGVTKMENMVEMPMLEACIREDLNANAPRAMAVLDPIKVVIENYPEDKVEQLSAPLHPSEDMGEREVPFSRELYIEAEDFREEANKKFKRLVIGKEVRLRNAYMIKAERCDKDENGNVTTVYCSYDETTLGKNPEDGRKPKGVIHWVSAEHAKPAEIRLYDRLFSVANPAAEEDFTAVLNPESLVVKRGFVEPSLVTAKAEQAYQFERQGYFCTDSVDSSPEALVFNRTVGLRDTWAKISG, from the coding sequence ATGAGTGAGGCGGAAAATCGCCCTAGCAATTTCATTCGTCACATCATTGATGAAGATCTTAAATCCGGAAAGCATGACACAGTGCATACACGTTTCCCACCGGAGCCAAATGGTTATCTGCACATCGGCCATGCTAAGTCGATTTGTTTGAACTTTGGTATTGCTCAAGACTACCAGGGCGCATGTAACTTGCGCTTCGATGATACCAACCCTGAAAAAGAAGATATCGACTACGTTAACTCAATTCAGCAAGACGTAAAGTGGCTTGGTTTCGATTGGGATGGTGAGGTATGTTACTCATCAAACTATTTTGATCAGTTATACGCTTATGCTGAAGAGTTGATTCAAAAGGGTTTGGCCTTCGTTTGTTTCTTAAATGCCGACGAAGCGCGTGAGTACCGTGGCACCTTAAGCCAACCAGGTAAAAACAGCCCTTACCGCGATACTCCTGTTGAAGAAAACTTGGCGTTATTTAGAAAAATGCGCGCGGGTGAATTTAAAGAAGGTGAGTGTTCGTTACGCGCCAAAATCGACATGAGCTCTTCGTTCATGTGTATGCGTGACCCGGTTATTTATCGAGTTCGATTTGCTCACCACCACCAAACCGGTGATAAGTGGTGCATTTACCCAATGTACGATTTTACGCATTGTATTTCGGATGCGATCGAAGGCATTACTCACTCTTTGTGTACGTTAGAATTCCAAGATAACCGTCGTTTATACGATTGGGTACTGGAGAACATTACCATCGAGACAGTACCGCATCAGTACGAGTTCTCGCGTTTAAACCTTGAATACACGGTAATGTCTAAGCGTAAGCTAAATACTTTAGTTACCGATGGTCATGTAAACGGTTGGAATGATCCACGCATGTTAACCATTGCTGGTTTGCGCCGCCGTGGTTATACCGCAGGCTCTATTGTTGAGTTTTGTAAGCGTATCGGCGTGACCAAAATGGAAAACATGGTAGAAATGCCAATGTTGGAAGCCTGTATTCGCGAAGATCTTAATGCTAATGCACCACGTGCGATGGCAGTACTTGACCCGATTAAGGTAGTGATAGAAAACTACCCGGAAGATAAGGTTGAGCAACTTTCTGCACCTCTTCACCCAAGTGAAGACATGGGCGAGCGTGAAGTGCCATTTAGTCGAGAACTTTATATTGAAGCAGAAGACTTTCGTGAAGAAGCCAATAAAAAGTTCAAGCGTTTAGTGATCGGCAAAGAAGTGCGCTTACGTAATGCTTATATGATTAAAGCTGAGCGTTGCGACAAAGATGAAAACGGTAATGTAACTACGGTTTATTGTAGCTATGACGAAACGACCTTAGGTAAAAACCCAGAAGATGGGCGTAAGCCAAAAGGCGTTATTCATTGGGTTTCTGCCGAGCACGCAAAACCTGCTGAAATTCGTTTATACGACCGTTTGTTCTCGGTGGCAAACCCTGCGGCCGAAGAAGACTTTACTGCTGTGCTTAATCCAGAATCATTGGTGGTTAAACGAGGCTTTGTAGAGCCAAGCCTAGTGACTGCCAAAGCAGAACAAGCTTATCAGTTTGAACGCCAAGGTTACTTTTGTACTGACAGTGTAGATTCAAGCCCTGAAGCCTTAGTGTTTAACCGCACCGTGGGTTTACGTGATACTTGGGCCAAGATTAGTGGCTAA
- the msrA gene encoding peptide-methionine (S)-S-oxide reductase MsrA has protein sequence MSKTTLVSQADALPGRLEAIELDGIHAVNGSNYLENAGTNQATAYFGLGCFWGAERLFWQQQGVITTAVGYAGGFTPNPNYDEVCTGLTGHTEVVKVIYDPSVVSYQQLLTCFFEQHDPTQGMRQGGDVGTQYRSMIFATNSEQLELAKQAQQAYQKALQGEGLAHAISTELVNFDTFYYAELYHQQYLHKNPNGYCGLGGLGVCLPPWLQD, from the coding sequence ATGAGCAAAACGACTTTGGTTAGCCAAGCCGATGCCTTGCCTGGGCGTTTGGAAGCAATTGAATTAGATGGTATTCACGCTGTAAATGGTAGTAACTACCTAGAGAATGCTGGCACTAATCAAGCAACGGCTTATTTTGGCTTGGGTTGTTTTTGGGGCGCAGAGCGTCTGTTTTGGCAACAGCAAGGCGTAATAACTACAGCGGTAGGCTATGCTGGCGGTTTTACGCCTAACCCTAATTACGATGAAGTGTGTACCGGTTTAACTGGGCATACTGAAGTTGTAAAAGTGATTTACGACCCAAGTGTTGTTAGCTATCAGCAATTGTTGACCTGCTTTTTTGAGCAGCACGACCCTACTCAAGGCATGCGCCAGGGTGGGGATGTTGGAACTCAATATCGCTCGATGATATTTGCTACTAACAGTGAACAGCTGGAGCTTGCTAAGCAAGCTCAACAGGCTTATCAAAAAGCTTTGCAAGGAGAAGGTTTAGCGCATGCTATTAGTACCGAGTTAGTTAACTTTGATACTTTTTATTACGCAGAGCTATACCATCAGCAATACCTGCACAAGAACCCCAACGGTTACTGTGGCTTGGGTGGACTAGGTGTATGTTTACCGCCTTGGCTTCAAGACTAA
- a CDS encoding DUF6482 family protein has protein sequence MDLIINSHEGDIYLVNEKQHNTEAVLCDNNHRPHRFSSISSIKQHYQEQAIDKVWLVQHSAYDEMCGLQNANQPMKMPLRW, from the coding sequence ATGGATCTGATTATTAATTCTCATGAAGGCGACATCTACCTAGTTAACGAGAAACAACACAATACTGAAGCTGTACTTTGCGATAACAATCACCGCCCTCACAGGTTCTCCAGTATTTCTAGCATAAAACAACACTATCAAGAACAGGCCATCGATAAGGTTTGGCTGGTTCAGCATTCGGCCTACGATGAAATGTGTGGCTTACAAAACGCAAACCAGCCAATGAAAATGCCTTTGCGTTGGTAA
- a CDS encoding LON peptidase substrate-binding domain-containing protein: MRLPLFPLELFVLPGGLSKLRVFEPRYLRLVSIASEEAKGFVLCQPLLEDHTEFNIGVHCQIEDFEQLEDGMLGITIRGIKRVDLSDTSQADDKLYSAFAQAKPNWQLEEPPTVEDDLSEKLQQVLTQHELYEQHPDFFAYDDEYWVVLRWLELLPFSSKAKNQILYEDDFSTLDNLVHQLVSEITIGHR; encoded by the coding sequence ATGCGCTTACCCTTGTTTCCATTAGAGCTTTTTGTTTTGCCGGGAGGGCTGAGCAAATTACGTGTATTTGAACCGCGTTATTTGCGCTTGGTCTCTATAGCCAGTGAAGAAGCGAAAGGCTTTGTATTATGCCAACCACTATTGGAAGATCATACTGAGTTCAACATAGGTGTTCATTGCCAAATAGAAGATTTTGAGCAACTTGAAGACGGTATGCTTGGCATTACCATTCGCGGCATCAAACGCGTAGACTTAAGTGATACCAGTCAGGCCGACGATAAGCTTTATAGCGCTTTTGCTCAAGCTAAACCCAATTGGCAACTTGAAGAGCCTCCCACAGTTGAAGATGACTTAAGTGAAAAATTACAACAGGTTTTAACCCAGCATGAGCTGTACGAGCAACACCCAGACTTTTTCGCTTATGATGATGAATATTGGGTAGTTTTACGCTGGTTAGAGCTATTACCCTTCTCAAGTAAAGCAAAAAATCAAATCCTTTATGAAGATGACTTTTCAACCTTAGACAACCTAGTACACCAACTAGTATCAGAAATAACAATAGGCCATAGGTAG